A genomic window from Rhodococcus sp. KBS0724 includes:
- the rplC gene encoding 50S ribosomal protein L3, protein MTDTKIKGILGTKLGMTQVFDENNRVVPVTVVKAGPNVVTQIRTEERDGYTAVQLAFGAIDPRKVNKPVSGQFSKAGVTPRRHVVELRVADASDYEVGQELTAEVFEDGAFVDVTGTSKGKGFAGTMKRHGFKGQGASHGTQAVHRRPGSIGGCATPGRVFKGMRMSGRMGSDRITTQNLSVHKVDAENGLLLIKGAIPGRKGGLVIVKSAVKGGARA, encoded by the coding sequence ATGACTGATACCAAGATCAAGGGAATCCTGGGCACCAAGCTCGGCATGACCCAGGTCTTCGACGAGAACAACCGGGTTGTCCCGGTCACCGTCGTCAAGGCTGGGCCGAACGTCGTAACCCAGATTCGTACCGAAGAGCGTGACGGCTACACGGCTGTTCAGCTCGCGTTCGGCGCAATCGACCCGCGCAAGGTGAACAAGCCGGTCTCCGGCCAGTTCTCCAAGGCTGGTGTGACCCCGCGTCGCCACGTCGTCGAGCTCCGCGTTGCGGATGCCTCCGACTACGAGGTCGGCCAGGAACTCACCGCTGAGGTTTTCGAGGACGGCGCATTCGTCGACGTCACCGGAACCAGCAAGGGTAAGGGATTCGCCGGAACCATGAAGCGTCACGGCTTCAAGGGACAGGGTGCATCGCACGGTACCCAGGCCGTTCACCGTCGCCCCGGCTCCATCGGCGGCTGTGCAACTCCCGGCCGCGTGTTCAAGGGCATGCGCATGTCCGGACGCATGGGTAGCGACCGCATCACGACGCAGAACCTCTCGGTCCACAAGGTGGACGCCGAGAACGGCCTGCTGCTGATCAAGGGTGCGATCCCCGGCCGCAAGGGCGGCCTCGTGATCGTCAAGAGTGCAGTGAAGGGTGGTGCACGAGCATGA
- the rplD gene encoding 50S ribosomal protein L4 — translation MTSTETKLTLDVKVAGGKTNGTVDLPAEIFDAPANIALLHQVVVAQLAAARQGTHSTKTRGEVRGGGKKPYRQKGTGRARQGSTRAPQFVGGGTVHGPQPRDYSQRTPKKMKAAALRGALSDRARNERIHVITELVAGQTPSTKNAIAFLGEISDRKKLLLVVGRQDVAAWKSVQNLEGVHPIAPDQLNTYDVLNADDVVFSVEALNAFIHGPAETAQEENKEEAK, via the coding sequence ATGACCAGCACCGAGACCAAGTTGACCCTGGACGTCAAGGTCGCCGGCGGCAAGACCAACGGCACCGTCGATCTCCCCGCTGAGATCTTCGACGCTCCGGCCAACATCGCGCTTCTGCATCAGGTTGTCGTCGCGCAGCTCGCCGCTGCTCGTCAGGGAACCCACTCCACCAAGACCCGCGGTGAAGTCCGCGGCGGTGGCAAGAAGCCGTACCGCCAGAAGGGCACCGGCCGCGCACGCCAGGGCTCGACTCGCGCACCTCAGTTCGTCGGTGGTGGAACCGTTCACGGCCCGCAGCCGCGTGACTACAGCCAGCGCACCCCCAAGAAGATGAAGGCAGCCGCTCTCCGCGGAGCCCTCTCTGACCGCGCACGCAACGAGCGCATCCACGTCATCACCGAACTGGTTGCAGGGCAGACGCCTTCGACCAAGAACGCAATCGCGTTCCTCGGCGAGATCTCGGATCGCAAGAAGCTGCTGCTCGTCGTGGGTCGCCAGGACGTAGCCGCTTGGAAGAGCGTGCAGAACCTGGAAGGCGTGCATCCCATTGCACCCGACCAGCTCAACACCTACGACGTGCTCAATGCGGATGACGTCGTGTTCAGCGTCGAGGCGCTCAACGCGTTCATCCACGGGCCCGCCGAGACCGCCCAGGAAGAGAACAAGGAGGAGGCCAAGTGA
- the rpsS gene encoding 30S ribosomal protein S19: MPRSLKKGPFVDDHLLAKVDVQNEKGTKQVIKTWSRRSTIIPDFIGHTFAVHDGRKHVPVFVSDSMVGHKLGEFAPTRTFKGHIKDDRKAKRR; the protein is encoded by the coding sequence ATGCCACGCAGCCTTAAGAAGGGCCCGTTCGTCGATGACCACCTCCTCGCGAAGGTGGATGTACAGAACGAAAAGGGAACCAAGCAGGTCATCAAGACCTGGTCCCGTCGTTCGACCATCATCCCGGACTTCATCGGCCACACGTTTGCGGTTCACGACGGCCGTAAGCATGTCCCCGTGTTCGTTTCCGACTCTATGGTCGGACACAAGCTCGGAGAGTTTGCACCGACCCGTACGTTCAAGGGTCACATCAAGGATGATCGGAAGGCGAAGAGGCGATGA
- a CDS encoding glycosyltransferase family 2 protein translates to MGVQLSVVVPVYNENEYLSDCLESLLRQGDDIFEIVVVDNNSTDGTVEIIKEFERRSSKIRYLVETRQGVVFARDLGFNAAQGELIGRVDADTRVLPGWAREIHELFTDTEFDAVTGFSLFYESPFATAQRKAVAKQDSLGNLGGLKDAPSLTGSNMAIRKSAWLAVQGSVSDRKDFHEDVDLSYCLLGHGMKIVQNLAMRAEVSGRRGETGPIEFLSYNKASIATLKHHGAMNRRLRFMIFRSSILHAVLWPAYRMYDKSADTMSVKRLFFRPAARQMPVEASGS, encoded by the coding sequence ATGGGTGTCCAGCTGTCGGTTGTTGTTCCTGTTTACAACGAAAACGAATATCTTTCGGATTGCCTGGAATCCTTGTTGCGGCAAGGTGACGATATCTTCGAGATAGTGGTCGTAGACAATAACTCGACCGATGGAACAGTGGAGATAATCAAAGAATTCGAACGACGGTCGTCGAAGATTCGCTATCTAGTGGAAACTCGGCAAGGTGTTGTATTTGCCAGGGATCTCGGTTTCAATGCGGCACAAGGAGAATTGATCGGCAGAGTAGACGCCGATACGCGGGTATTGCCCGGCTGGGCTCGCGAGATACATGAACTTTTCACGGATACGGAATTCGACGCTGTCACCGGGTTCTCGTTGTTTTACGAATCGCCGTTTGCAACCGCCCAGCGCAAAGCCGTCGCAAAGCAGGACAGTCTCGGAAATCTCGGCGGATTGAAAGACGCACCCTCCCTGACAGGGTCGAATATGGCGATCCGGAAATCGGCGTGGCTGGCCGTGCAGGGTTCCGTCAGTGATCGTAAGGATTTCCACGAAGACGTCGATCTGTCGTACTGCCTTCTCGGACACGGAATGAAGATCGTTCAGAACCTTGCGATGCGCGCAGAAGTGTCCGGACGCCGCGGAGAAACCGGTCCGATCGAATTTCTTTCTTACAACAAAGCATCGATCGCAACACTGAAACACCACGGTGCGATGAACCGTCGACTGCGTTTCATGATTTTCCGCAGTTCGATACTTCACGCTGTTCTGTGGCCCGCATATCGCATGTACGACAAGAGCGCCGACACAATGTCGGTGAAGCGATTGTTCTTCAGGCCCGCCGCCCGCCAGATGCCCGTCGAGGCATCAGGAAGCTGA
- a CDS encoding hotdog fold domain-containing protein: protein MTSSTSTTTPTYRAWQKLPDNTFGQAVFSLAMSVRVPYFASILPRVTTLEPGLCEVRAPKWWGVHNHLGTFHAIAACNLAEVAMGMLCEATVPGTHRWIPKSMNVEYLAKAETGLRAVARLSSVPDFDAISTGTELVVPITIVDRAGKEVVRAEITTWVTKK from the coding sequence ATGACTTCGAGCACGAGTACAACGACTCCCACCTATCGCGCCTGGCAGAAGCTCCCGGACAACACTTTCGGGCAGGCCGTCTTCTCGCTGGCCATGTCGGTTCGCGTTCCCTACTTCGCATCCATTCTCCCCCGCGTCACAACATTGGAACCTGGCCTGTGCGAGGTGCGTGCCCCGAAGTGGTGGGGCGTACACAATCATCTCGGCACTTTCCACGCGATTGCGGCATGCAACCTGGCCGAGGTCGCGATGGGGATGTTGTGCGAAGCCACGGTCCCCGGCACCCACCGATGGATTCCGAAATCGATGAACGTGGAGTACCTGGCCAAGGCAGAAACCGGACTCCGCGCCGTGGCTCGACTTTCGTCCGTGCCCGATTTCGACGCCATCTCCACCGGCACCGAATTGGTCGTGCCGATCACGATCGTCGATCGCGCCGGCAAGGAAGTTGTCCGCGCCGAGATCACCACCTGGGTGACGAAGAAGTAA
- a CDS encoding diiron oxygenase has protein sequence MRNRVAPPALPGFDAEDPVESAIVRRLSENWPRRAAVKRPEPDLDDLFDETKLDYPDSLLPFAAHPVYVALTPEQQGRLRAWAWIAFNKNVMDIERSVVNPGFELLAVDAFDVGFGDSVAVAVNQAMVDEQYHTLMHLNASSSTRRGRGWSLPTKSLPDVLTVRARARALSECPDERSRAVVALAYMTVAEISISSYLDVIIEGEDIQPVNRATVRLHNRDELCHASIADALAVSVFENLDSDSRRRFVDGAADAMTAFAGNDFGAWRAIMDAEGIVGGDRMIDDVEHSPDSALLVQDFSGIKKLYDALGVDRPVP, from the coding sequence ATGCGCAATCGAGTGGCACCGCCCGCGCTTCCCGGCTTCGACGCCGAGGATCCCGTCGAGAGCGCCATCGTGCGTCGACTTTCCGAGAATTGGCCGCGCCGCGCCGCCGTCAAGCGGCCCGAACCTGACTTGGACGATCTCTTCGACGAGACAAAACTCGACTATCCGGACTCGTTGTTGCCGTTCGCCGCGCACCCCGTGTACGTGGCATTGACACCGGAGCAACAAGGACGACTCCGCGCGTGGGCCTGGATTGCGTTCAACAAGAACGTCATGGATATCGAGCGGTCCGTGGTGAATCCGGGGTTCGAACTTCTGGCGGTGGACGCGTTCGATGTGGGATTCGGCGATTCAGTTGCGGTTGCTGTCAATCAGGCCATGGTCGACGAGCAGTACCACACGCTGATGCATCTCAACGCAAGTTCGTCGACCCGCCGCGGACGTGGATGGTCGCTGCCGACGAAGTCTCTCCCGGACGTTCTGACGGTGCGTGCTCGCGCCCGAGCACTGTCGGAGTGCCCGGACGAGCGTTCACGCGCAGTGGTCGCACTTGCGTACATGACCGTCGCCGAAATTTCGATCAGCTCATACCTCGACGTGATCATCGAAGGCGAAGACATTCAGCCGGTCAATCGTGCGACGGTCCGACTTCACAATCGCGACGAGCTCTGTCACGCGTCCATCGCGGACGCTCTCGCTGTGTCCGTGTTCGAGAATCTCGATTCGGATTCGCGTCGACGGTTCGTCGACGGAGCGGCCGATGCGATGACAGCATTTGCCGGCAACGATTTCGGCGCGTGGCGGGCGATCATGGATGCCGAGGGCATTGTCGGCGGTGACCGGATGATCGACGACGTCGAGCACTCCCCCGACTCCGCCTTACTCGTGCAGGACTTCAGTGGGATCAAGAAGTTGTACGACGCGCTTGGCGTCGACCGACCCGTGCCGTAA
- the pabB gene encoding aminodeoxychorismate synthase component I, with protein sequence MSSHTLLVDNYDSFTYNLFTLLTKVNGIVPTVVTNDAEWDSLDLAEFDNVVISPGPGRPDRERDFGISRRFIEEGPLPLLGVCLGHQGLCQLFGADVVLAPEPMHGRISLVDHDGSGVFAGLPSPFRAVRYHSLTVENLPDAFVRTAWTSDGVIMGVRHRTKPMWGVQFHPESISTEFGVELLTNFRDLSVGRTLESVMRRDPTPQAPIWRPASSYQVDKVRLDFAVDPSAAYAALFAEGPNAYWLDRAATSEPDARFSILGDSSGPLAEFITYDVDAGTLTVTREGLPDEHIHVPFFDYLEGQLATRYIPPDPELDFNLGYVGYLGYELKAQTGGHRAHSSDAPDAAMVFADRAIVIDHTAGRTHVLRLREAPVRETQQADDPDDWLAHAVDVLAAVGAADEERIPVPLISETVWAQARLRHDRARYLSLIEDALEQIHVGESYEVCLTNMAAVDGAIDSLRTFEYLRAINPTPYSALLDFTGIAVISASPERFLRVDSDGKVESKPIKGTRPRGVTRARDAALRQDLLDSEKDRAENLMIVDLTRNDLAKVCVPGSVHVPRLFGIESYSSVHQMVSTVRGKLRGDSSAVDCVRAAFPGGSMTGAPKVRTMEIIDRLESGPRGVYSGSIGYFALGGAADLSIVIRSLVSTSSGVSFGIGGAITALSDAEEEFDETTVKASTMLRALDVAPSHRKGTGR encoded by the coding sequence ATGAGTTCCCACACGCTCCTCGTGGACAATTACGACTCGTTCACGTACAACCTTTTTACCCTGTTGACCAAGGTCAACGGCATCGTGCCCACCGTCGTAACCAATGACGCCGAGTGGGATTCCCTCGATCTTGCCGAGTTCGACAATGTGGTGATCTCACCTGGGCCGGGACGCCCTGATCGGGAACGCGATTTCGGGATCAGTCGCAGGTTCATCGAGGAAGGTCCCCTCCCCCTGCTCGGTGTATGCCTCGGGCATCAAGGCTTGTGTCAACTGTTCGGCGCAGATGTCGTCCTGGCACCGGAGCCCATGCACGGCCGTATTTCCCTGGTCGATCACGACGGGTCCGGAGTCTTCGCCGGCCTGCCCTCCCCGTTCCGTGCGGTCCGCTACCACTCACTGACCGTCGAAAATCTTCCCGACGCGTTTGTACGCACCGCCTGGACGTCGGACGGCGTGATCATGGGAGTCCGGCATCGAACGAAGCCGATGTGGGGCGTTCAGTTCCATCCCGAATCGATCAGCACCGAATTCGGGGTGGAACTGCTGACGAACTTCCGCGATCTGTCTGTCGGCCGAACTCTCGAGTCCGTGATGCGCCGCGATCCGACGCCACAGGCGCCGATCTGGCGGCCGGCGTCGTCGTACCAGGTCGACAAGGTTCGACTCGATTTTGCGGTGGATCCATCCGCCGCGTATGCCGCACTGTTTGCGGAAGGACCCAACGCGTATTGGCTCGACCGAGCCGCCACGTCGGAACCGGACGCGAGGTTCTCGATTCTGGGCGATTCGTCCGGCCCGCTGGCAGAGTTCATCACCTACGACGTCGACGCCGGAACTCTCACGGTGACCCGAGAGGGATTGCCAGACGAGCACATCCACGTCCCGTTCTTCGACTATCTCGAGGGGCAACTCGCGACGCGATACATTCCCCCAGATCCGGAGCTGGACTTCAATCTCGGATACGTCGGCTACCTCGGTTATGAGTTGAAGGCGCAAACCGGTGGCCACCGCGCGCACTCGTCCGACGCACCCGACGCGGCAATGGTTTTCGCGGATCGTGCGATCGTCATCGATCACACCGCCGGCCGAACCCATGTCTTGCGACTACGCGAGGCCCCCGTGCGTGAAACACAGCAGGCAGACGATCCCGACGATTGGCTTGCGCATGCCGTCGACGTTCTTGCCGCCGTCGGCGCCGCTGACGAGGAGCGAATCCCGGTTCCACTGATCAGCGAAACTGTATGGGCACAAGCACGTTTGCGTCACGACCGCGCTCGGTACCTGTCGTTGATCGAGGACGCACTCGAACAGATCCACGTCGGCGAATCGTACGAGGTGTGCCTGACCAATATGGCCGCTGTCGACGGGGCAATCGACTCCCTGCGCACGTTCGAGTATCTGCGCGCCATCAACCCCACGCCATACAGCGCGCTGCTCGACTTCACCGGAATTGCCGTCATCTCAGCCTCACCGGAACGGTTCCTACGAGTCGATTCCGACGGCAAGGTCGAGAGCAAACCGATCAAAGGCACTCGTCCGCGTGGCGTCACTCGGGCGCGGGACGCGGCACTGCGGCAAGACCTCCTCGACAGCGAGAAGGACCGCGCGGAAAACCTGATGATCGTCGATCTCACCCGAAACGACCTGGCGAAGGTCTGCGTCCCGGGAAGTGTCCACGTGCCACGGTTGTTCGGGATCGAATCGTATTCGTCCGTTCACCAGATGGTCTCGACAGTGCGCGGAAAACTGCGCGGCGATTCGTCAGCGGTCGACTGCGTTCGAGCGGCGTTCCCCGGCGGGTCGATGACAGGTGCGCCGAAAGTCCGCACGATGGAAATCATCGACCGACTCGAATCAGGTCCTCGCGGAGTGTATTCCGGCTCGATCGGATACTTTGCGCTCGGCGGCGCTGCCGATCTGTCGATCGTTATCCGCTCGCTTGTCTCGACGTCGTCCGGAGTGAGCTTCGGGATCGGCGGCGCTATCACCGCACTGTCGGACGCAGAAGAGGAATTCGACGAGACAACGGTCAAAGCGTCGACGATGCTCCGCGCCCTCGACGTGGCGCCGAGCCACCGGAAAGGCACAGGAAGGTAG
- the rplB gene encoding 50S ribosomal protein L2, translated as MAIRKYKPTTPGRRGSSVSDFAEITRSTPEKSLVRPLHGRGGRNAHGRITTRHKGGGHKRAYRLIDFRRNDKDGIPAKVAHIEYDPNRTANIALLHYADGEKRYIIAPKGLVQGSPIESGAGADIKPGNNLPLRNIPTGTTIHGVELRPGGGAKMARSAGASIQLLGKEGSYATLRMPSGEIRRVDVRCRASVGEVGNAEQSNINWGKAGRMRWKGKRPTVRGVVMNPVDHPHGGGEGKTSGGRHPVSPWGKPEGRTRKNKASDKMIVRRRRTGKNKR; from the coding sequence ATGGCAATCCGTAAGTACAAGCCGACAACACCGGGCCGTCGTGGCTCGAGCGTCTCGGACTTCGCCGAGATCACTCGGTCGACCCCCGAGAAGTCGCTGGTTCGCCCGCTGCACGGCCGTGGTGGCCGTAACGCACACGGTCGTATCACCACCCGTCACAAGGGCGGCGGACACAAGCGCGCCTACCGACTGATCGATTTCCGTCGCAACGACAAGGACGGAATCCCGGCCAAGGTCGCTCACATCGAGTACGACCCCAACCGCACAGCAAACATCGCACTCCTGCATTACGCAGACGGTGAGAAGCGCTACATCATCGCCCCCAAGGGCCTGGTGCAGGGTTCACCGATCGAGTCCGGTGCAGGCGCCGACATCAAGCCGGGCAACAACCTGCCGCTGCGCAACATCCCGACTGGTACCACCATCCACGGTGTGGAACTGCGTCCCGGCGGCGGAGCCAAGATGGCCCGTTCCGCAGGTGCCAGCATCCAGCTCCTCGGTAAGGAAGGCTCCTACGCAACGCTGCGTATGCCGTCCGGTGAAATCCGTCGCGTCGACGTGCGCTGCCGCGCATCCGTCGGCGAGGTCGGCAACGCCGAGCAGTCGAACATCAACTGGGGCAAGGCCGGCCGTATGCGTTGGAAGGGCAAGCGCCCGACCGTTCGTGGTGTCGTGATGAACCCGGTCGACCACCCGCATGGTGGCGGCGAGGGCAAGACCTCCGGTGGTCGCCACCCGGTCAGCCCGTGGGGTAAGCCGGAAGGCCGTACCCGCAAGAACAAGGCAAGCGACAAGATGATTGTTCGTCGCCGCCGTACCGGCAAGAACAAGCGCTAG
- the rplW gene encoding 50S ribosomal protein L23 translates to MTTIADPRDILLAPVISEKSYGLIEEGTYTFLVHPDSNKTQIKIAVEKVFGVTVTSVNTANRQGKRKRTKFGYGKRKNTKRALVTLAADSKPIEIFGGPVA, encoded by the coding sequence GTGACGACCATCGCTGACCCCCGCGACATCCTGCTGGCACCGGTCATCTCCGAGAAGTCCTACGGACTGATCGAGGAAGGCACCTACACCTTCCTGGTGCACCCGGACTCGAACAAGACGCAGATCAAGATTGCCGTCGAGAAGGTCTTCGGTGTCACTGTGACCAGCGTCAACACCGCCAACCGTCAGGGCAAGCGTAAGCGGACGAAGTTCGGTTACGGAAAGCGCAAGAACACCAAGCGCGCTCTCGTGACTCTCGCCGCCGACAGCAAGCCCATCGAGATCTTCGGAGGACCGGTCGCGTAA
- the rpsJ gene encoding 30S ribosomal protein S10 yields the protein MAGQKIRIRLKAYDHEAIDASARKIVETVTRTGARVVGPVPLPTEKNVYCVIRSPHKYKDSREHFEMRTHKRLIDILDPTPKTVDALMRIDLPASVDVNIQ from the coding sequence GTGGCGGGACAAAAGATCCGCATCAGGCTCAAGGCCTACGACCACGAGGCGATCGACGCGTCAGCGCGCAAGATCGTCGAGACGGTAACCCGTACGGGTGCCCGCGTCGTTGGACCTGTGCCGTTGCCGACCGAGAAGAACGTATATTGCGTCATCCGCTCGCCGCACAAGTACAAGGACTCGCGCGAGCACTTCGAGATGCGTACTCACAAGCGGCTGATCGACATTCTCGACCCGACGCCGAAGACGGTTGACGCGCTCATGCGCATCGACCTTCCGGCCAGTGTCGACGTGAACATTCAGTGA
- a CDS encoding prephenate dehydrogenase dimerization domain-containing protein, with protein sequence MAARGDVIVVGGAGAVGSMFVDLLRDDGRSVTVLDRTRGSDLIGDVSCPDGPILDALAQAELIVLAVAEQTALAALPTLTRAARADTLIVDTLSVKSRIAVAVEESDRTGEFLGLNPMFRPSLGPRGRAVVAVPYVDGPLGREFLDEVRSWGASTPVMDPDRHDRLAAATQALTHAAVLAFGLALAELDVAPDLMADVGPPPHRTLSALLARIVEGEPEVYWDVQSGNPYAAAARKALSAAAASVEVATGNFDSFSNLVASAGGALGNRSEDLNDLCRTLFEDISSREAKHAPD encoded by the coding sequence ATGGCGGCGCGGGGTGATGTGATCGTGGTGGGTGGCGCCGGCGCGGTGGGATCCATGTTCGTCGACCTCCTGCGCGACGACGGCAGATCAGTGACGGTTCTGGACCGGACGCGCGGCAGCGATCTCATCGGCGACGTCTCCTGCCCCGACGGACCGATACTCGACGCACTCGCCCAGGCGGAACTGATAGTCCTGGCCGTCGCCGAGCAGACCGCGCTCGCAGCATTGCCGACACTGACGCGTGCCGCCCGCGCCGACACGCTGATCGTCGACACCTTGTCGGTCAAGTCCCGCATAGCCGTCGCCGTCGAGGAATCCGACCGCACGGGTGAATTCCTCGGACTCAACCCGATGTTCCGGCCTTCCCTCGGCCCACGCGGTCGTGCGGTCGTCGCGGTTCCTTACGTCGACGGCCCGCTGGGCCGCGAGTTCCTCGACGAGGTCCGATCATGGGGTGCGTCGACGCCCGTCATGGATCCGGACCGTCACGACCGTCTGGCCGCTGCCACCCAGGCCCTGACTCACGCTGCGGTGTTGGCTTTCGGTCTCGCGTTGGCGGAACTCGACGTGGCACCGGATCTGATGGCCGACGTCGGCCCGCCGCCGCATCGCACTCTCTCGGCGTTGCTTGCCCGAATCGTGGAGGGCGAGCCCGAGGTGTACTGGGATGTTCAATCGGGCAATCCCTATGCCGCGGCTGCCCGCAAAGCGCTGAGTGCTGCGGCAGCTTCGGTGGAGGTGGCCACAGGAAATTTCGACAGCTTTTCGAATCTCGTGGCGTCGGCGGGCGGCGCTCTGGGTAATCGGTCGGAAGACCTGAACGACTTGTGCAGAACGCTCTTCGAGGACATCAGCTCGCGAGAAGCCAAGCACGCCCCGGATTAG
- a CDS encoding chorismate mutase family protein produces MADFQHSTGTGAHREIARTETHDRSPGDDLEKFRRQLDAIDATLLETVRERLLLCLEIGEWKRSSHVPMMQPSRVHVVQERARQFARQHDLSPEFFSSLYELLIAETCRLEDLVIDGSEANVENVRESVGRRSGLTR; encoded by the coding sequence GTGGCAGACTTCCAGCACTCGACCGGCACCGGCGCGCACAGGGAGATCGCGCGTACCGAAACTCACGATCGCAGCCCCGGGGACGACCTCGAGAAGTTCAGACGCCAACTCGATGCCATCGACGCCACCCTGCTGGAGACCGTGCGTGAGCGACTCCTGTTGTGCCTGGAAATCGGCGAGTGGAAGCGGTCTAGTCACGTTCCGATGATGCAGCCGTCTCGGGTGCATGTCGTTCAGGAACGGGCGCGTCAATTTGCTCGCCAGCACGACCTGTCACCTGAGTTCTTCAGCTCGCTCTACGAGCTGCTGATCGCTGAAACTTGCCGGCTCGAGGACCTGGTGATCGACGGGTCCGAAGCAAACGTGGAAAATGTGCGGGAATCAGTCGGCCGGAGATCAGGATTAACGAGATGA
- the rplV gene encoding 50S ribosomal protein L22 yields MSNTETANPTAKAVARHVRVTPMKARRVVDLVRGRSVEDALNILKFAPQAASEPVAKVIASAAANAENNLDLDPSTLVVATAFVDEGATLKRFQPRAQGRAFRIRKRTSHITVIVESLPKSGTSTRNRRKGSAQ; encoded by the coding sequence ATGAGCAACACCGAAACCGCCAACCCGACTGCCAAGGCAGTAGCGCGCCACGTGCGCGTTACACCGATGAAGGCACGTCGTGTTGTGGACCTGGTCCGCGGGCGCTCGGTTGAAGACGCCCTGAACATTCTGAAGTTCGCGCCGCAGGCAGCGAGCGAGCCGGTCGCCAAGGTGATCGCCTCCGCAGCAGCCAACGCCGAGAACAACCTCGACCTCGACCCGAGCACGCTTGTCGTCGCGACGGCGTTCGTGGACGAGGGCGCGACCCTCAAGCGGTTCCAGCCGCGTGCACAGGGACGTGCGTTCCGTATTCGCAAGCGCACCAGTCACATCACCGTGATCGTGGAGAGCCTGCCGAAGTCCGGAACATCGACCCGTAATCGCCGGAAGGGAAGTGCTCAGTAG